The Labilibaculum sp. sequence ATAGAATGAAAATGACAGCAGCCACTTTTCTAAACCAATACTCGAAACTTTTAACCTTGTTGTAAAAACTGCCTACACCCGATAGTGTGAAAGCAAGCAGATAAGCAATTATTATAACCGGAAGACCGGTTGCAATGGCATAAACTATTGGGAGAAACAATCCATCGGGTTGAGAAATGCTTAAAGGAATTAACATTCCGAAGTACAAAATGCCGCTATAAGGGCAGAACGCCAGTGCAAAAACAATACCTAAGAGCAATGCTCCCCAGTAGCTTCCTTTAATTTTTTCACCGTTAATTTTATTCGTTAGTTTTCCAACTCCTAGAAAATTGATCGAAATTATATCGAGCATAAATATTCCAACAAAAATTAAAATCGGTCCCAATAACCGCTCACCATAGGTATTGAAAAATGAGGATATGTCAAATTTACTGGCTCCAAAATACAAAATGATACCCAAAACGGTGTAGCTAACTGCTCTGCCGAGTGTGTAAATCAGTCCACTTATAAAAATCTTTTTTCTGTTCCCTAAATCCTTACTAATGTATGCTGTTGCAGTAATATTTGTGGCCAAAGGACATGGACTAATTGCAGTCATAAGGCCAAGTAGGAATGCTGAAAGAACAGGTAAGTTGCTTTGGGATAAAAGTTGATCTAAATATTCCATTTTGCAATTGTTTCTGAAAATAAAAACGGCAATATATCTTAATCACATCACAATTTATATTGCCGTGTGTCATCAATATTTCTTCAATCAAGTCAATATTGAATAGAAATTACATATCGGCTTTTAAGGTAGATTCCAGTTTTTCAACGTAAGCTTTGGTGTCGTTAATAGCAGTGCGGAATGCAAAAGTTGTTAAATCTTCAATTTCACCTGATTTGCTGTGCTTAATGAAAAGGGAAGAGCCCGATGCCTGAAATTCTTTAGCCAAAGCTTCATTTCCTTCTTCATCCAGATTAATATCGAAGAATTTTACATTCATTTTTTCTGCAATCTCCTTTGCTTTTTCGCCTACAGCTTTGCAGGTTTTGCATTTTCTGTCGCCATGAAAATAATAGATGCCTGCGTTTTCAACGTTTTGCGTGGTTAATTTACTTTCTGCAGATTTTTCACATTTACTGCAATCATTAGTGCAGGCAACTTTGGTTTCTGCTTTTGCAGTTTCTTTTTTTGTATTCGATTGACAAGACGCAAAGCTAATACCAATTGCCAATAGACTGTAAAGTGCTAGATTTTTCATTTGAGAAATGTTTATGCGTTTTGAATAAACTCTTTGATTTCAGATACTGAAGGCACTTTTCCGCTCACCACTACTTTTTCGTTAATAACAAGGGCAGGAGTCGACATCACACCATAAGATAGAATCTTTACCATATCATCCACTTTCGTGATGTTGGCTTCAATTGCTAATTCTTCTACTGCTTTTTTTGCTGCTTCGGCTAATGTACCGCATTTTTTGCAGCCCGGACCTAATACTTTAATTTCCATAATAATGTTTTGTTTGTGTTCATAGTAATTT is a genomic window containing:
- a CDS encoding aromatic aminobenezylarsenical efflux permease ArsG family transporter: MEYLDQLLSQSNLPVLSAFLLGLMTAISPCPLATNITATAYISKDLGNRKKIFISGLIYTLGRAVSYTVLGIILYFGASKFDISSFFNTYGERLLGPILIFVGIFMLDIISINFLGVGKLTNKINGEKIKGSYWGALLLGIVFALAFCPYSGILYFGMLIPLSISQPDGLFLPIVYAIATGLPVIIIAYLLAFTLSGVGSFYNKVKSFEYWFRKVAAVIFILSGLYFTYIFFIA
- a CDS encoding thioredoxin family protein, with product MEIKVLGPGCKKCGTLAEAAKKAVEELAIEANITKVDDMVKILSYGVMSTPALVINEKVVVSGKVPSVSEIKEFIQNA
- a CDS encoding nitrophenyl compound nitroreductase subunit ArsF family protein; this translates as MKNLALYSLLAIGISFASCQSNTKKETAKAETKVACTNDCSKCEKSAESKLTTQNVENAGIYYFHGDRKCKTCKAVGEKAKEIAEKMNVKFFDINLDEEGNEALAKEFQASGSSLFIKHSKSGEIEDLTTFAFRTAINDTKAYVEKLESTLKADM